Proteins from one Telopea speciosissima isolate NSW1024214 ecotype Mountain lineage chromosome 1, Tspe_v1, whole genome shotgun sequence genomic window:
- the LOC122665208 gene encoding alpha-terpineol synthase, chloroplastic-like — protein sequence MALQCHAWNPPFVSMRPTRSVILRAPCNVRSNRQIRCVANASIQSQAEDNNKPSVVYKPTIWDYNFVESLRSGCVDETFRSRAKELTEDVRVMLNKEVEPLAQFKLIHVLQRLGLGHLFHKEIDRSLQAIYNDSNTDKWIKDDLYATALHFRLLRQHGYLLSQDVFSGFLDEKGKFQESLCDDTMGMLSLYEASYLGAEGESILNEARDFTKRHLEDIKDYRDSNLETQVKHSLEVPLHWRMLRAETRWFIDAYQGQEDLNPIILELAKLDFNMVQAVHQRDLGFASRWWKNLGLTTKLNFARDRLVESFLFSIGVTYEPQYERCRNWLTKVMNFVLIIDDIYDVHGSLEELELFTYAVERWEMVAMKELPDYMKISFLALFNTTNEMAYDILKEQGRDILPYLKKTWADFIKAMLVEAKWYQTRKTPSTEEYLKNGWVSSSGTIFLFHAFFATGQEINEEVLECLGSNPDLIFGPAMICRLSNDLATSSAELERGDVSSSIHCYMYEHKVSEQVARQYIRDRIMEIWKLMNKSITNSPFSSQFVQFCLNLARTSLCVYQYGDGLGAENSKSKNHVLSLIVKPITIGAL from the exons ATGGCTCTTCAATGTCATGCTTGGAACCCTCCATTTGTTTCAATGCGTCCTACTCGATCTGTCATACTAAGAGCTCCATGTAATGTTCGATCGAATAGGCAGATCAGATGTGTTGCTAATGCTAGCATCCAATCCCAAGCAGAAGACAATAATAAGCCATCAGTTGTCTACAAACCTACCATTTGGGACTATAATTTCGTTGAATCCTTACGTAGCGGTTGTGtg GATGAAACATTCAGATCAAGAGCTAAGGAACTTACAGAAGATGTCAGGGTTATGCTAAACAAGGAGGTTGAACCATTGGCTCAGTTTAAGCTGATCCATGTCTTGCAAAGGCTGGGTTTGGGACACCTCTTCCATAAAGAGATAGATCGAAGCTTGCAAGCAATATACAATGACAGCAATACTGATAAGTGGATTAAGGATGATTTATATGCTACTGCTCTCCATTTTAGGCTTCTTAGGCAACATGGATATCTGCTCTCCCAAG ATGTGTTTAGTGGATTCTTggatgaaaaaggaaaattccAAGAGTCCCTCTGTGATGACACTATGGGAATGCTGAGCTTGTATGAAGCTTCATACCTTGGGGCAGAAGGTGAAAGCATCTTGAATGAGGCCAGAGACTTCACTAAAAGACATCTTGAAGACATAAAGGACTACAGAGACTCAAATCTTGAGACTCAAGTGAAGCATTCCTTGGAAGTTCCCTTGCATTGGAGAATGCTTAGGGCAGAGACAAGGTGGTTTATTGATGCTTACCAGGGACAAGAGGATTTGAATCCTATCATTCTTGAATTGGCCAAGCTGGACTTCAACATGGTGCAAGCAGTACATCAGAGAGATCTCGGATTTGCATCAAG GTGGTGGAAAAATCTTGGTTTAACAACGAAATTGAACTTTGCAAGGGACCGTCTTGTGGAAAGTTTCTTGTTTAGTATAGGGGTTACCTATGAGCCTCAGTATGAGCGCTGCAGAAATTGGCTTACAAAAGTCATGAATTTTGTTCTAATAATAGACGACATTTATGATGTCCATGGCTCTCTCGAGGAACTTGAGCTCTTCACTTATGCAGTTGAGAG ATGGGAAATGGTGGCAATGAAAGAACTTCCAGACTACATGAAGATTTCTTTCTTAGCTCTCTTCAACACCACTAATGAAATGGCCTATGACATTCTCAAAGAACAGGGTCGGGATATCTTACCATACTTGAAGAAAACG TGGGCAGATTTCATTAAAGCAATGTTGGTTGAGGCCAAGTGGTACCAAACGAGAAAAACCCCATCAACTGAGGAGTACTTGAAGAATGGATGGGTTTCATCTTCTGGAACAATCTTTCTTTTCCATGCATTCTTTGCTACAGGACAAGAGATTAATGAAGAAGTACTTGAATGCTTGGGGAGCAATCCAGACCTAATATTTGGTCCTGCCATGATCTGTAGGCTTTCGAATGATTTGGCCACTTCATCG GCCGAGCTAGAGAGAGGTGATGTTTCATCCTCAATCCATTGTTATATGTATGAGCATAAAGTTTCTGAGCAGGTCGCCCGTCAATATATCAGAGACAGGATCATGGAGATATGGAAATTGATGAACAAATCTATCACCAATTCTCCTTTCTCTAGCCAATTTGTGCAATTCTGTCTAAATCTTGCTCGCACATCACTTTGTGTATACCAATATGGAGATGGACTCGGTGCCGAGAACAGCAAAAGCAAGAACCATGTGTTGTCCTTGATAGTAAAACCTATTACGATTGGAGCTTTGTaa